Proteins encoded by one window of Yamadazyma tenuis chromosome 2, complete sequence:
- the ibp1 gene encoding Cdc25 phosphatase Ibp1 (BUSCO:EOG092658QH; COG:D; EggNog:ENOG503P4E5) gives MSSYGIADLRFIKASTVYSWFKGGAPGRFAVVDVRDSDYVGGHIKNCLHVPAANFHETLPALRQKLFDMKVQDVVFHCALSQVRGPSSTLKFLRSLEEIKDPQQIEFFSNLSVWVMQGGFTAWQQKYGEDESVTEAYDKEIWDFGI, from the coding sequence ATGAGTTCGTACGGCATTGCAGACCTCAGGTTCATCAAGGCATCCACCGTGTACTCATGGTTTAAAGGCGGAGCCCCCGGCCGATTCGCCGTGGTAGATGTCAGAGATAGTGACTACGTAGGCGGCCATATCAAAAACTGTCTTCATGTCCCGGCCGCCAACTTCCACGAAACTTTACCGGCGTTACGCCAGAAACTCTTTGATATGAAGGTCCAAGACGTGGTGTTCCATTGTGCACTTTCTCAGGTTCGGGGCCCATCTTCGACTCTCAAGTTCTTGCGGtcattggaagaaatcaaggaTCCCCAACAAATCGAGTTTTTTAGTAATTTGAGTGTATGGGTCATGCAAGGGGGATTTACTGCGTGGCAGCAGAAATATGGAGAAGATGAGTCGGTGACAGAGGCGTACGATAAAGAGATCTGGGATTTTGGCATCTAG
- the CRH1 gene encoding transglycosylase (EggNog:ENOG503NUG7; CAZy:GH16; COG:G) produces MIGFTKCLVLLIHTIAISATSTSSLCNPLSTSSCPSEKALATDVAYQFTSESDDFEVTSIPSGISYSDNGVTMTIAKRYDNPTLMSKFYIMFGRVEVSMKAGNGTGIVSSFYLQSNDLDEIDIELIGGDSTQWQSNYFVKGDTTTYDRGEFHDTSAPPQNDYHNYTIDWTNEKIVWYYDGSAVRTLKNDSSQGFPQSPMYLKFGIWAGGDPSNEAGTIEWAGGETDYSQVPFSMHINHLEVSDYSTGDSYSYTDQSGDWSSIEADNGKVLGRQNSANLNPSVGDTEDSDSTSSTASKTSSQSASKTSKATSTKTSSKSSTEVSSTEMSFTEVSSKVSSEEASSTDSQSSAEISTVVSESSASAETSLATDSETLSDSSRSSV; encoded by the exons ATGATCGGTTTCACCAAGTGTTTGGTGCTTCTCATTCATACCATTGCCATTCTGGCGACTTCCACATCCAGTCTCTGTAACCCGTTGAGTACCTCATCATGTCCATCGGAGAAGGCGTTGGCCACCGACGTCGCGTACCAATTCACGCTGGAGTCAGACGATTTTGAAGTGACATCAATTCCATCAGGAATCTCCTATTCCGACAACGGGGTGACCATGACCATCGCTAAGAGGTATGACAATCCCACCTTGATGTCCAAATTCTATATTATGTTTGGTCGGGTCGAGGTATCGATGAAGGCTGGTAATGGCACTGGAATCGTGTCCTCGTTCTACCTCCAGTCCAATGATTTGGATGAAATCGACATCGAATTGATTGGTGGTGACAGCACCCAATGGCAGTCTAACTATTTTGTAAAGGGTGACACTACGACTTATGACCGGGGCGAATTCCATGACACTTCTGCCCCTCCACAGAATGATTACCATAACTACACCATTGACTGGACCAACGAGAAAATCGTATGGTACTACGACGGTTCTGCCGTAAGAACCTTGAAAAACGACTCATCACAAGGCTTCCCTCAATCTCCCatgtacttgaagtttgggATCTGGGCGGGTGGGGATCCATCTAATGAAGCTGGTACTATCGAATGGGCAGGTGGTGAAACTGATTACTCCCAAGTCCCTTTCTCTATGCATATCAACCATTTGGAAGTCAGTGACTACTCCACGGGTGATTCGTACTCTTATACTGACCAATCGGGAGACTGGTCTTCGATTGAAGCTGATAATGGTAAGGTTTTGGGAAGACAAAATAGTGCCAACTTAAATCCTAGTGTTGGGGATACTGAAGACTCGGACTCGACAAGTTCGACTGCTTCTAAGACATCTTCCCAGCTGGCTTCCAAGACTTCCAAGGCAACTTCCACTAAAACATCTTCCAAGCTGTCCACTGAAGTGTCCTCCACTGAAATGTCCTTCACTGAAGTGTCTTCCAAAGTGTCTTCCGAAGAAGCCTCTTCTACAGACTCTCAAAGCTCAGCAGAGATCTCAACGGTCGTCTCTGAATCGTCTGCCCTGGCCGAGACTAGCTTAGCTACCGACTCTGAAACTTTATctgattcttcaagatcatcag TGTAA
- a CDS encoding uncharacterized protein (EggNog:ENOG503NW2R; COG:T,U) encodes MRTLQIRLRDSAWSVVYKALIVIHIMIREGDKDFTLKYIGERMPNLLSLDQSSISRSTGMTSDVKFILKYSKYLQTRVKQYHATKTDYVRDERSNNSTDQTGGRLRFLSVERGLLRESESVQKQIDSLLKNNFMENDVNNDVILTSFRLLVNDLLALFQELNEGVINLLEHYFEMSKVDAERALLIYKKYVDQTKYVVDYLRVAKHLEHSTKLHVPTIKHAPTALTSSLEEYLNDPNFEDNRRQYLLEKSLKKDASSPSKTPSILQRPPAQSQAPVQAIAQTQNGQANNGNGVGLQRSNTLIVQQSTFNPWEQQLQQVYHTGGVVSMAPIQQGQTFQPQQTFQAQPTFQPQQTFQPQPTFQAQPAFQAQPQVAQSNSPFAQTSGPSLNPAFTGNGFGGYGPQQTAQPQVQVQSTGNNPFLQSMATGNQVAPPQNQQPFVPQSIQTQPFAQQTQAQPFVQQPPQQFQPQYTQQTQPQPLHPQSTNPFASMTGNGRASFIARDHTANPFANSRFSGESNTTALTFGGSQQKQEPIRATATGSNPFKVSETTSSLFKQAENQHNQPAPLRPQATAGGLENLPSIPVFPETQREQQKQQTLNNAQMSLHAAAQQQQAGFQQQFQPQFTQQFTQQFPQQGSFPGQSMQQAQPIQQSVYANNTYNGPSLI; translated from the coding sequence ATGAGGACTTTACAGATAAGGCTCCGGGATAGCGCTTGGTCGGTGGTTTATAAGGCTTTGATTGTGATACACATCATGATTCGGGAAGGTGATAAGGATTTCACCCTTAAATACATTGGTGAAAGAATGCCAAATTTATTAAGTTTAGATCAATCCTCGATTTCCCGGAGCACTGGGATGACTAGTGATGTCAAattcatcttgaagtattcAAAATACTTACAGACCCGAGTGAAGCAGTACCATGCTACAAAAACAGACTATGTTAGAGATGAAAGATCTAATAATAGTACCGACCAAACAGGAGGAAGATTGAGATTCTTATCGGTTGAAAGAGGGTTGTTGAGAGAGTCCGAAAGTGTCCAAAAGCAAATCGACTCgctcttgaagaacaacttCATGGAGAATGATGTTAACAACGATGTGATATTGACGTCTTTTAGGTTATTGGTAAATGATCTTTTAGCATTGTTTCAGGAGTTGAATGAGGGTGTTATTAATCTCCTAGAACATTATTTTGAAATGTCCAAGGTTGATGCCGAGAGAGCCTTGCTCATCTACAAAAAGTATGTGGACCAGACTAAGTATGTGGTTGATTATTTGAGAGTTGCAAAGCATTTGGAACATTCCACCAAACTTCATGTTCCTACCATTAAGCATGCGCCTACCGCGTTAACTTCATCATTGGAAGAGTACTTAAATGATCCAAACTTTGAGGACAATAGAAGACAGTATCTCCTTGAGAAGAGCTTAAAGAAAGACGCCAGTTCTCCATCCAAAACTCCTAGTATTTTACAGAGACCACCAGCGCAATCTCAGGCTCCGGTTCAGGCTATCGCGCAGACTCAAAATGGTCAGGCTAATAATGGTAATGGTGTGGGGCTTCAACGTTCAAACACTCTCATTGTGCAACAGAGCACCTTCAATCCATGGGagcaacaacttcaacagGTGTACCATACTGGTGGGGTGGTTTCCATGGCTCCTATTCAACAGGGTCAAACTTTCCAGCCTCAACAGACGTTCCAGGCTCAGCCAACTTTCCAGCCTCAGCAGACGTTCCAGCCTCAGCCAACTTTCCAAGCCCAACCAGCTTTCCAGGCCCAACCACAGGTTGCTCAACTGAACTCACCCTTTGCTCAAACCCTGGGTCCTCTGTTGAACCCAGCATTTACCGGCAATGGCTTTGGTGGATATGGTCCTCAACAAACCGCCCAACCGCAAGTTCAAGTGCAATCTACGGGTAACAATCCATTTTTGCAAAGTATGGCTACGGGGAACCAGGTTGCTCCACCGCAGAATCAGCAACCATTTGTGCCCCAATCGATCCAGACTCAACCATTTGCGCAACAGACCCAGGCTCAGCCATTTGTGCAACAGCCACCCCAACAGTTCCAGCCACAATATACTCAGCAGACTCAACCTCAACCACTTCATCCCCAAAGCACCAATCCTTTTGCATCCATGACTGGCAACGGCAGAGCTCTGTTTATTGCTCGCGACCACACTGCGAACCCTTTTGCAAACAGTAGATTTTCGGGAGAAAGCAACACCACTGCTCTCACGTTTGGAGGATCTCAACAAAAGCAAGAGCCTATTAGAGCCACTGCTACTGGGTCCAATCCGTTTAAGGTTTCTGAAACCACCTCATCATTATTCAAACAAGCAGAAAATCAACATAATCAACCAGCTCCCCTCCGTCCTCAAGCTACAGCCGGAGGTTTAGAAAACTTACCTTCCATACCTGTGTTTCCGGAAACGCAGCGAGAACAGCAGAAACAACAGACGTTGAATAATGCACAAATGTCTCTCCATGCGGCAGCTCAGCAGCAGCAGGCTGGATTTCAGCAACAATTCCAACCACAGTTCACGCAGCAGTTCACACAGCAGTTTCCTCAGCAAGGTCTGTTCCCCGGTCAATCAATGCAACAAGCCCAACCCATACAGCAGAGTGTTTATGCCAATAACACCTACAATGGGCCAAGCTTGATTTAG
- the HIR1 gene encoding HIR complex subunit (BUSCO:EOG09260U6R; COG:B; EggNog:ENOG503NUB8) yields MHILKLPWLAHRGEAKKVECYSVSVNADGTRLASGGLDGNVKIWDTHTISEFKAIDGIDPAKMNELDRLLPPQSQRRPLCSMSRHNGVVTSVKFSPDGQFLASGSDDKIVLIWERDDSMANRPKQFGEVEADLEHWTVRKRLVAHENDIQDICWSPDGSLLVTVGLDRSIIIWSGTTFERIKRYDIHQSMVKGIVFDPANKFFATASDDRTVRIFRYSKKLHESVNDYEFQMEHAVFEPFKKSPLTSYFRRMSWSPDGQNIAVPNATNGPVPSVAIIKRGDWSTEVSLIGHEAPCEVCSFSPKLFMDESADPKRSDNFYTILATGGQDNTLAIWSTRQSKPLVVAHDITSSSITDICWTNDGGTLYLSCLDGSVTCVSFDGNELGKVVSTETLASQLHKYGRDRESNVFPESTQQLLLEEKAFKVLDNEGKKPLVPHKSEVTPTPEPTKQASNVNSPRLPPQLPTTVTKSTSKEQTITIKNGKKRVAPILVSVSSSKPKPNPDIVLNKVIKKSKPNSKVSHGSYILPRSGVSTAVQGTKMRREDSHIHGNNNNDDQDNDNDEIGLDVANDQANNANLSIATLKKQKSKIKRQIMEARYPNQFKLISNLSESLFNHSSLMRHEMSKIINAYDFRNAADLFSGTSASADTNDEDLIFAVLVSAISHKNNEMYSIDSPSTEPTRSIIEVRNGTPWIKDDEEMDIEYDDRIDFQDPTSVIVTNYLGDEERKKYVIYFPFKIQHALPILFDGVLTYYAMASFEGTLQIIFAESGSYLCPSLELGNNLVCLKHSQEYLMGVTSSGLIYIWKLPKFPQERHLKAVLKGVSMAPIMNCDLIVEQMPSNSKFGEGIISPDVKAIEVDPRTGSPYVILSEGNNVYQYSIELMCWTKVVDSWYFHAIDTETCSKCKTYDYFYNMSSRGFKVDVETSRIGKYIFDDSTSELQSVMKTRFDELMHC; encoded by the exons ATGCATATTTTGAAGCTACCTTGGCTAGCTCATAGAG GAGAAGCAAAGAAAGTTGAGTGTTATTCTGTGAGCGTAAATGCTGATGGAACAAGGTTAGCATCAGGAGGACTCGACGGAAATGTGAAAATATGGGATACACACACTATATCCGAGTTCAAAGCGATCGATGGAATCGACCCAGCCAAGATGAATGAGCTCGATCGCCTACTACCTCCACAATCGCAAAGAAGACCCCTTTGCTCTATGAGTAGACATAACGGAGTTGTTACCAGTGTCAAGTTCTCTCCAGATGGACAGTTTCTTGCTTCGGGATCTGACGATAAGATTGTGTTAATATGGGAAAGGGATGACCTGATGGCTAACCGACCCAAACAGTTTGGGGAAGTAGAGGCAGACCTTGAACATTGGACGGTGAGAAAGAGATTGGTGGCTCATGAAAATGATATACAAGATATTTGTTGGTCGCCCGACGGGTCTCTCTTGGTGACGGTGGGATTGGATAGACTGATAATCATCTGGAGTGGTACAACGTTTGAACGGATCAAACGTTATGATATTCACCAGTCCATGGTTAAAGGAATAGTGTTTGATCCTGCCAATAagttttttgcaactgcATCTGACGATAGAACCGTCCGGATTTTCCGGTACTCCAAGAAACTTCACGAATCAGTTAACGACTATGAGTTTCAAATGGAGCATGCTGTGTTTGAACCGTTTAAGAAGTCACCTTTAACGTCTTATTTCAGAAGAATGAGTTGGTCCCCTGATGGTCAGAACATCGCGGTACCGAATGCTACCAATGGACCCGTCCCTTCTGTTGCCATTATAAAGAGAGGTGACTGGAGTACTGAGGTGTCCTTAATAGGTCATGAGGCACCTTGTGAAGTCTGCTCCTTTTCACCCAAACTTTTCATGGACGAGTCTGCTGACCCCAAGAGAAGCGATAACTTCTACACTATTTTAGCCACTGGCGGACAAGACAATACCCTTGCTATCTGGAGCACTCGTCAGAGTAAACCTTTGGTGGTAGCTCACGATATCACTTCCAGTTCTATTACCGACATTTGCTGGACTAATGATGGAGGAACTCTCTACTTGAGTTGTCTTGATGGGTCCGTCACTTGTGTGTCTTTTGATGGGAATGAGCTTGGAAAAGTGGTGAGTACGGAAACCCTTGCTTCCCAATTACACAAGTATGGAAGAGATCGAGAATCCAATGTGTTTCCTGAAAGTACACAGcaacttcttttggaagaaaaggcattcaaggtgttggacaACGAAGGGAAGAAACCGCTTGTGCCACATAAATCAGAGGTCACACCCACACCTGAACCGACTAAACAAGCTTCGAACGTGAACAGTCCTCGTTTACCACCACAGCTCCCTACCACGGTCACCAAATCTACTTCCAAAGAACAGACCATTACGATAAAGAACGGAAAGAAACGAGTGGCTCCAATCTTGGTGTCGGTTCTGTCCTCTAAACCCAAACCCAATCCAGATATTGTTTTGAATAAAGTTATTAAGAAGTCAAAGCCGAATAGTAAGGTTTCTCATGGGTCCTACATTCTCCCCAGGTCGGGTGTAAGCACTGCAGTACAAGGAACCAAAATGAGAAGAGAGGACTCACATATTCATGGAAATAATAATAATGACGACCAAGacaatgataatgatgaaatAGGGCTCGATGTAGCAAACGATCAGGCCAACAATGCCAACCTATCCATTGCCACATTGAAAAAACAGAAAAGTAAAATTAAAAGACAAATCATGGAAGCCAGATATCCGAATCAATTCAAGCTCATATCCAATTTATCAGAGTCCCTATTTAACCACAGCTCTTTAATGAGACATGAAATGAGTAAGATTATTAATGCTTATGACTTTAGAAATGCAGCGGACCTTTTCAGCGGCACTAGTGCTTCTGCTGATACCAATGACGAAGACTTGATATTTGCCGTGTTGGTGTCAGCAATTTCACATAAGAACAATGAAATGTACTCCATTGATTCACCCTCAACTGAACCCACCAGATCCATAATAGAAGTAAGAAATGGGACTCCTTGGATAAAAGATGACGAGGAGATGGATATCGAATATGATGATAGAATCGACTTCCAAGATCCTACATCTGTGATTGTCACGAACTACTTAGGAGACGAGGAACGCAAAAAGTATGTCATATACTTCCCATTCAAGATCCAGCATGCCCTACCAATTTTATTTGATGGTGTTTTGACCTATTATGCTATGGCATCGTTTGAAGGAACGTTACAAATCATCTTTGCAGAATCAGGATCCTATTTATGCCCAAGCTTAGAGCTTGGAAATAATCTTGTGTGCTTGAAGCATTCTCAAGAATATCTAATGGGAGTAACCAGCTCTGGATTAATCTATATATGGAAGCTTCCCAAGTTTCCCCAGGAAAGGCATTTGAAGGCTGTCCTTAAAGGGGTATCAATGGCCCCCATCATGAACTGTGATTTGATTGTCGAGCAGATGCCCTCCAACTCAAAGTTTGGTGAGGGAATCATTTCACCAGACGTGAAGGCCATTGAGGTCGATCCTCGAACAGGGAGCCCGTACGTTATATTGAGTGAAGGTAACAACGTATACCAGTACTCCATTGAGTTGATGTGCTGGACAAAAGTGGTCGACTCATGGTATTTCCATGCCATAGATACAGAAACCTGTTCCAAGTGTAAGACTTATGACTACTTCTACAATATGAGCTCACGAGGATTCAAGGTGGACGTTGAGACATCGAGGATCGGTAAGTACATCTTCGACGACAGCACTTCAGAGCTCCAAAGCGTTATGAAAACTAGgtttgatgagttgatgcattgttga